GACTGAACCCCACAAAATTGCTGAGGTGGCTAATTCTAAATCGGCTGATTCTAAAACAATGGCGGGGTCTTTTCCCCCTAATTCTAAAAAAGCGGGAATAAACCTTCTAGCTGCGGCTTCTGCGACTTTTTGTCCTGTGGCGACACTGCCTGTAAAGCAGATTAAATCTACATTCTCTACTAGGGTAGCACCTGTTTCACCTGCGCCTTCAGCAAAACTGAGTACGTCTCGCAAGTCTGGGACGTTATTCAGGGCTGTTATCAGTGGGGCGACGAAGCGGGGAGCGATTTCACTGGGTTTGACGATGACGGCACAACCTGCCAATAATGCGGGAATAGTATCAATTGTAGACAGTAACAGGGGAAAATTCCAGGGGCTAATTACTCCTACTAGGGGGTAAGGTACTGATGCTTGTTGCAGGGTAATGAAGGGGATGGCTGTATTTTTGGCGGAGATTTGGAGTAATTCTGGTGCTAACCTACACCAACGGTTAATGCTAGACAGAAAAGAGTCTATTTCTAAGACTGAGGTTGATAATCTGCCTGTATCACTTACCAAAGCCTCTGTCAGCTGTTCGCGCCCATATATTATGGCTTGTTTCCATTGCTGTAAAGCGTCAATTCTGGCTTCTAAACCGATGTTTTTCCAGTGAATTTGCGCTCTTCGGGCGCGGTTACATTTGTGTACTAACAGCCTGGGGGGCGGAGGAAGAATTATATAATCAAATTCTCCGGTTCGGGGGTTACGGACTTCGATTGGTTTAGTCATTAGTGATTAGTCGTGAGTTGTGATGTTTCATCCCCCTATTACAGTTAAATTATGCCCAATTTGGCTAAACGTTCAATGGTTTTTTGTTGCGTTTCTATGAAGTGTTTGCGGTCTACTTCTTGATTCAGCATGGTGTTTGCTGGGTAAAAGTGTGACTGGCTGTAACTTTGGGCGTATAGCTCAAATCTTTGGCGTGATGGTAAATTATTTAACCCTGGACGACGGCGATCGCGTCGTAATGCTGCCAAGTCAATCTCGGCAAAAGCTGCCATACTCTCGCCTGTAGCTGCCTGTGCTAGGACTTTTCCCCGATAATCAATGATTTTAGAACCACCGTCTGCCGAAGCGACGGGAATGGGAATATTATCTATACCTGCTGTATTAGCTGAGACTACGTAAGCCATATTTTCTACGGCACGAGAGATTTTCGCTGCATCTTTAGGGGTCAATGTATTATCATATACTTCTGATGTGGAGTGGAGAAAAATTTCTGCGCCCCGCATTGCTAGACACCGCGCTACTTCTGGATATAAAATTTCTTCTGATGCGATCGCTGCTAAATTACCAATTGCTGTCTTTGCAACGGGAAATACTCCCTCTAAACCATAGCAATCGAGATACTTATCCCAAACATCGTGGGGTGTAGGCGTAAATAAGGAATTTAGCCGTCGATAGCGTAAGATAATCTCACCAGAGGGGTCAATCACAAAGCTGGTTTGAAAGTACAATCCCGGAAAATTGGGGTCGAGTTCGTAGGCGTTACCAGCTAAAAATATTTGATGTTTCTGGGCAATTTTACTTAGGGCTTCATACTCAGCACCCGCCATTTCTAAACAGGCTTTTTCTCCCCACACAGCTAACGCTTCCCCCATTGGGAAACCTGTGAGGAAATATTCTGGTAAGACGATTAAACGACAGTCTAAGCCAATAAAGGCAATACTAGCAGCAATTTGTTGCTCTAAGCGCTTGATTGAGTTTAGCATTAATAGCCTGGTTGCTTGGCGATTCCTACGGAGCGCTTCGCTATCGCCTGCTAAATTGACTGCATGACATTTAACTTGCAGCGCTAAGGCTCGAAATGATTCAATTTTATCAGTGTTATCTGCCATACTGTTGGCTGATTCCCCAAAAACTTGCTTTTAAATGAAACTTTTAATATTGATTATTATCATACACTCAACTAGAATTAAGAGTGATAAAATTAATCTGTATTCTGAGTTAATTAATCAAAAAAATGAAAAAATTAATTAGACTGAATATTGAAAAATTTACTGAAGATGGGCAAGACTATTTTGTGGCTACTAGTGATGATATCCAAGGTTTAGTAGCTGAAGGTAGAACACTACAAGAAGCATTGGAAATTGCTGAAGATGTAGCTCAGGTGCTATTAGATATGGAAAAAGGAAAAAACGCTAGTTTGAATTTAAAAGACTTGCCATCTCAATTTGAATATCCTCTGATTATGGAGGTCTAATGGGTAGATTGGCAGGTTTCTCTTATCGAGAAGTGACGCGAAAATTTAGAACATTAGGTTTTGAATTTTATCGTTCAGCTAAGGGAGATCATGAAATTTGGTTTAACGCAGAAACTAATCAGAAAACAACCATTCCTCATCATCGCGAGATTAAGGAAGGAACGCTGAGAAATATTTTAAAGCAAGCTCAAGTGGATATCGATATATTTTTAGAAATTTGAAAGACTATTCTCAAAATTTTGGGCGAATATGATTTAAACCCCCACAGGTGGTCACTGAGTTTGCCGAAGTGCGGGTGTTTTCTGTGTATACCCGTATAAATGAAATTGTCTAGAATTAATTTGTGGGCTGAAATGGGGTGTATTTGCCCCCTAATGCTTCTACAATGGTGCGGGTGTTCGCTGCCATCATTTTGATGTAAGAATCGCCTTCGCTGCCTTTTTCGCCAATGGAATCAGCGTATAGTTCTCTGGGTGCTAATTTTACACCTGCTTCTTGAGCAACGGTTTTAATTAAGGCTGGGTTAATTGTCGTTTCGGCAAAAATTGCGGGGACATTGTTGGTTTTGATTGACTCTACTAAACGCGTTACTGTTTGGGCGCTGGGTTGTTCTTCTGTGCTAATCCCAATTAATGTGCCGGCGATCGCCAAACCATAAGCGTTACCATAATATTGAAAAGCATCATGAGTTGTCACAAGTTGGCGTTTGTCTGCGGGAATTGTTTGTATCTGTTGATTAATCCAGTTATGCAACTGCTGTAATTCCTGAGTTAATTCTGACGCTCTTTGAGTAAATTCCGCTTCGTCTGTGGGGGATAATTTAATTAACTCATCTCGGATGATATTTGTCATGGCGATCGCATTTTCTACATTACCCCAAACATGAGGATCTGGGACAACTTTTCCTTCATATCCATCTAACTGTAAAGGTTTGACCACTTCCCCCACCGCTACCTTCCGCGCCTTCTCACCAGCCGCATTCATTAAATTAATCAGTCCTGGTTCTAAGTTGTAGCCGTTATACAAAATCAAATCGGCTGTTTCTAAAACCCGGCTGTCTGCTGGTGTCGGTTCATAAATATGAGGATCAACTCCTGGTTCGAGAATACCAGTTAACTGAATTTCTTCTCCCCCAATTTCTTCAGCTAAATCAGCAATAATGGTGCTAGTTGCAACTACTTGCGCCTTGTCATCTATCCCCCCAGATATGCGGTTACTGTCTACTTGGTTACACCCTGCGAGGGAAATTCCTAACAAAACTCCTACCACAGCTTGCCAATATGATCTAGCTTTTGATTGAGTAATTGCTTTCATATACTTGTTAGACTGGTTATCATATTTTTCTCATTTTTCAGGTTACACTATTCTCATATTCTTTTCATTTTTCCTGGTATTCCCCAAAATGAGAACTGTTAACTTTCCCTTAAAAGCCCATTCTGTCTACTCCATGCAAGACAACCATACACCCACATCTCCAAGTATTAATATTGCCCATGTCGGGGTGCATTACCGGACAGATGAAGCTTTAAGAGACGTTAACTGTATTGTTAAAGCAAGTAGAATTACTGGGATTTTTGGACCGAATGGAGCGGGAAAAAGTACCTTAATGAAAGCCATGCTGGGCTTAGTTCCTCTCAGTAGCGGTACAGTGCTGTATGAGGCTAAACCTTTAATGCAGCAACTAGAGAAAGTTGCATATATCCCACAGCGTAGTCAAATTGACTGGACTTACCCGGCGACAGTTTGGGATGTGGCGATGATGGGAAGGGTAAAAAAGACAGGTTGGTTACGTAGCTTTTCCGCAGTTAGTCGCCAGGAAACCAAAAATGCCCTCAAACGTGTGGAAATGTTTGCACATTGCGATCGCCCCATAGGAGAATTATCCGGAGGACAACAGCAAAGGGTATTTTTAGCCCGTGCGTTGGCACAGCAAGCAGATATATACTGTTTTGATGAACCATTCGTAGGTATTGACCAAAAAACCCAAGCGGTGATTTTTGCAGTCTTCCATGAACTGGCGGCGGCTGGTAAAATTGTCCTAGTAGTTAATCACGACTTAGGCGAATCTATTACCCACTTTGATGATTTAATTTTACTGAATCGGGAATTAATTGCTACAGGTTTACGGCAGCAAGTTTTGACAAAGGAAAATCTCTATCGTGCCTATAACGGTCAGGTAATGTACTTTGATAACGCTGCGTAAATTTTTCCTATCTCTGCGTTTCGTATAAATACTTATGGTTGTATAAGTCAAAAACATACAGATACCTGATTTTAGCGTCAGGTATATTAACTGCTGTTATATTTAAAGATATGCTAGAAAAAGTAATACTTCATAATTTCAAAAGCCATAAATCTACAGAACTTAATTTCGATAGTTCCCGATTACATGGACTCGTAGGGAAAAACTGTGCTGGGAAGATACAAGTTTAGAAATTTTACGTGAAAGAGGTGTAAATACAGGTTTAACAGATTATCTTCAAGAAGTTGAGGAAAGATTGGCTGCAATTATTTTATCTGAGTAAGAACTATTATGATCCAAGCATTAATTGAGCCATTGCAATACAGCTTTATGCAGCGATCGCTCATAATTGCGATTATCGTCGGCTTGCTGTGTGCAGTGGTGGGTAGTTACTTGATGGTGCAAAGACTAGCGTTACTGGGTGATGCTATCAGCCATTCAGTATTGCCAGGATTAGCGATCGCCTTTATGCTAGGAGGAAATATCTATTTTGGCGCATTTATAGCCGGAGTTGTGAGTACAATGGCGATCGCCTGGATTCAAACGCGATCGCCAATCAAAGAAGATGCAGCAATGGGGATAGTCCTTTCGGCATTTTTCGCCCTCGGTATCACCTTAATTACTGTTATTCAAAAAAGTCAAAAAATCGATTTAAATCACTTTCTTTTTGGCAACATTCTCGGCGTGACATCTAACGAAGTACGAGACACCGCCATCATTGCTGCTATAGTTTTAATAGTTATTTTCTTATTATATAAAGAACTGTTATTTTACACCT
The window above is part of the Nodularia spumigena CCY9414 genome. Proteins encoded here:
- a CDS encoding aldehyde dehydrogenase family protein, whose protein sequence is MTKPIEVRNPRTGEFDYIILPPPPRLLVHKCNRARRAQIHWKNIGLEARIDALQQWKQAIIYGREQLTEALVSDTGRLSTSVLEIDSFLSSINRWCRLAPELLQISAKNTAIPFITLQQASVPYPLVGVISPWNFPLLLSTIDTIPALLAGCAVIVKPSEIAPRFVAPLITALNNVPDLRDVLSFAEGAGETGATLVENVDLICFTGSVATGQKVAEAAARRFIPAFLELGGKDPAIVLESADLELATSAILWGSVVNSGQSCLSIERIYVAESIFEEFYHQLVVKAHRLQLAHPRVDSGEIGPIIAEKQAAIINDHLLDAVSKGALIHCGGQVEELGGGWWCRPTVITQVNHSMKVMTEETFGPIMPVMPFPTVEEAVYLANDSIYGLSAAVFAETEAEALAVADQIDAGAISINDAALTAIMHEGEKNSFKFSGLGGSRMGPASIKRFLRKKAFLIKTNSSNDPWWFNDQ
- a CDS encoding nitrilase-related carbon-nitrogen hydrolase; this translates as MADNTDKIESFRALALQVKCHAVNLAGDSEALRRNRQATRLLMLNSIKRLEQQIAASIAFIGLDCRLIVLPEYFLTGFPMGEALAVWGEKACLEMAGAEYEALSKIAQKHQIFLAGNAYELDPNFPGLYFQTSFVIDPSGEIILRYRRLNSLFTPTPHDVWDKYLDCYGLEGVFPVAKTAIGNLAAIASEEILYPEVARCLAMRGAEIFLHSTSEVYDNTLTPKDAAKISRAVENMAYVVSANTAGIDNIPIPVASADGGSKIIDYRGKVLAQAATGESMAAFAEIDLAALRRDRRRPGLNNLPSRQRFELYAQSYSQSHFYPANTMLNQEVDRKHFIETQQKTIERLAKLGII
- a CDS encoding type II toxin-antitoxin system HicB family antitoxin, which gives rise to MKKLIRLNIEKFTEDGQDYFVATSDDIQGLVAEGRTLQEALEIAEDVAQVLLDMEKGKNASLNLKDLPSQFEYPLIMEV
- a CDS encoding type II toxin-antitoxin system HicA family toxin, coding for MGRLAGFSYREVTRKFRTLGFEFYRSAKGDHEIWFNAETNQKTTIPHHREIKEGTLRNILKQAQVDIDIFLEI
- a CDS encoding metal ABC transporter substrate-binding protein, with translation MKAITQSKARSYWQAVVGVLLGISLAGCNQVDSNRISGGIDDKAQVVATSTIIADLAEEIGGEEIQLTGILEPGVDPHIYEPTPADSRVLETADLILYNGYNLEPGLINLMNAAGEKARKVAVGEVVKPLQLDGYEGKVVPDPHVWGNVENAIAMTNIIRDELIKLSPTDEAEFTQRASELTQELQQLHNWINQQIQTIPADKRQLVTTHDAFQYYGNAYGLAIAGTLIGISTEEQPSAQTVTRLVESIKTNNVPAIFAETTINPALIKTVAQEAGVKLAPRELYADSIGEKGSEGDSYIKMMAANTRTIVEALGGKYTPFQPTN
- a CDS encoding metal ABC transporter ATP-binding protein, which codes for MRTVNFPLKAHSVYSMQDNHTPTSPSINIAHVGVHYRTDEALRDVNCIVKASRITGIFGPNGAGKSTLMKAMLGLVPLSSGTVLYEAKPLMQQLEKVAYIPQRSQIDWTYPATVWDVAMMGRVKKTGWLRSFSAVSRQETKNALKRVEMFAHCDRPIGELSGGQQQRVFLARALAQQADIYCFDEPFVGIDQKTQAVIFAVFHELAAAGKIVLVVNHDLGESITHFDDLILLNRELIATGLRQQVLTKENLYRAYNGQVMYFDNAA
- a CDS encoding metal ABC transporter permease encodes the protein MIQALIEPLQYSFMQRSLIIAIIVGLLCAVVGSYLMVQRLALLGDAISHSVLPGLAIAFMLGGNIYFGAFIAGVVSTMAIAWIQTRSPIKEDAAMGIVLSAFFALGITLITVIQKSQKIDLNHFLFGNILGVTSNEVRDTAIIAAIVLIVIFLLYKELLFYTFDPLGAQAAGLPVNQLNFGLMLIIALTIVASMKTVGVVLVLSLLITPGATAYLLVKRLHQVMILGAFIGVISSISGMYLSYFYNLPSGPAIVLVVSGLFLLALLFSPRHGIFTPSINQK